One part of the Lotus japonicus ecotype B-129 chromosome 2, LjGifu_v1.2 genome encodes these proteins:
- the LOC130735655 gene encoding early nodulin-like protein 19 yields MEIGSRIVLLVSVVMVVIAAGLWPMAAVEGGPVLHKVGASKGWHQDINYTQWSAQEHFYVGDWLLFKFDKRYYNVLEVNKTSYESCIDWAFIRNITRGGRDVVQLTEARTYYFLSSGGYCFHGMRVAVQVEQYQQGAPAGAPSPSEMNHSGSILPSGLCTYIWIVVANVLYVNLVSLGIL; encoded by the exons ATGGAAATTGGTTCCAGAATTGTACTTTTGGTGAGTGTTGTTATGGTGGTCATAGCTGCAGGGTTGTGGCCAATGGCGGCTGTGGAAGGAGGTCCAGTGCTTCATAAAGTGGGAGCCTCCAAAGGTTGGCATCAGGATATCAACTACACTCAGTGGTCTGCTCAAGAGCATTTCTACGTTGGTGATTGGCTCT TGTTCAAGTTTGACAAGCGATACTACAACGTTCTGGAAGTGAACAAGACAAGCTACGAGAGCTGCATAGACTGGGCGTTCATCAGAAACATCACGCGCGGTGGTCGCGACGTGGTTCAGTTGACAGAGGCAAGGACATACTACTTCCTCTCTAGCGGAGGCTACTGCTTTCATGGAATGAGAGTTGCTGTGCAGGTTGAACAATACCAACAAGGTGCACCAGCAGGGGCACCATCTCCTTCTGAGATGAATCACTCTGGTTCTATTTTGCCTTCTGGGTTGTGCACCTACATTTGGATTGTTGTTGCTAATGTGCTTTATGTGAATTTGGTTTCATTGGGCATTTTGTAA